A single genomic interval of Drosophila virilis strain 15010-1051.87 chromosome 2, Dvir_AGI_RSII-ME, whole genome shotgun sequence harbors:
- the Gyc89Db gene encoding soluble guanylate cyclase 89Db — protein sequence MYGMLYESVQHYIQEEYGMETWRKICQIVDCKHNSFKTHQIYPDKLMPDIAAALSACTGESFDFCMNFFGKCFVRFFSNFGYDKMIRSTGRYFCDFLQSIDNIHLQMRFTYPKMKSPSMQLTNMDDNGAVILYRSGRTGMSKYLIGQMTEVAREFYGLEMTAYVIESQNDICGGTAGPIKLSDGPLTVIVKYRLDFDNRDYMAQRVNVVAHPSQLKMPSVDLNVFLELFPFTIVLNHDMKITLAGEKIIETWILHNPGVNPKSFIGTHVMDVFNCRRPKDTKIDWDTILQMRTVLFEMELIRTGHSRAAYDAALNIDYENYDDSSLNEAQTMALAKAQEFEKEHEKDEEEAAAATKEIDPATGLRRASVGLRSILLKGQMFYIKDVDSLIFLCSPLIENLDELHGIGLYLNDLNPHGLSRELVMAGWQHCSKLEIMFEKEEQRSDELEKSLELADSWKRQGDELLYSMIPRPIAERMRMGQEHVCQSFEEVSVIFIEVMNIYDSGSTNVQEAMQAVNTLNKVFSALDEEIISPFVYKVETVGMVYMAVSGAPDTNPLHAEHACDLALRVIKKVKAHNLPDVAIRVGINSGPVVAGVVGMKVPRYCLFGDTVNTASRMESSCDPWKIQLSNYTAMKVREVGYKVEARGFVKVKGKGDMETYWLIGGPE from the coding sequence ATGTACGGAATGCTATACGAGAGCGTTCAGCACTATATACAGGAGGAATACGGCATGGAGACGTGGAGGAAGATTTGCCAGATAGTCGATTGTAAGCACAATAGCTTTAAGACGCATCAGATATATCCGGACAAGCTGATGCCGGATATTGCCGCAGCGCTTTCCGCCTGTACGGGCGAGTCCTTTGACTTTTGCATGAACTTCTTTGGCAAATGTTTCGTGCGCTTCTTCAGTAACTTTGGCTATGACAAGATGATACGCTCGACGGGTCGCTATTTTTGCGATTTCCTGCAGTCCATCGATAATATACATCTACAGATGAGATTCACATATCCGAAAATGAAATCGCCCAGCATGCAGCTGACCAATATGGATGACAATGGAGCGGTTATATTATATCGCAGCGGGCGCACAGGCATGTCCAAATATCTCATTGGACAGATGACGGAGGTGGCCAGGGAGTTCTATGGCCTGGAAATGACAGCTTATGTTATTGAGAGTCAGAATGATATATGCGGTGGCACCGCGGGACCTATTAAGCTATCGGACGGTCCTTTAACGGTCATTGTTAAGTATCGCCTGGACTTTGACAACCGCGACTATATGGCCCAACGTGTGAACGTTGTCGCCCATCCATCGCAACTTAAGATGCCGTCGGTGGACCTGAATGTGTTCCTCGAGCTGTTTCCCTTTACGATTGTTTTAAATCACGACATGAAAATAACGCTGGCTGGCGAGAAGATAATTGAGACTTGGATACTGCATAATCCGGGCGTTAATCCCAAGAGCTTTATTGGCACACATGTCATGGATGTGTTCAACTGCCGGCGGCCAAAAGACACCAAGATCGACTGGGATACCATTTTACAGATGCGAACCGTGCTATTCGAGATGGAGCTGATACGCACCGGGCACAGTCGAGCCGCCTATGATGCGGCCCTCAACATAGATTATGAAAACTACGACGACTCGAGCTTGAACGAGGCACAGACCATGGCACTGGCTAAGGCTCAGGAGTTTGAAAAGGAGCATGAaaaagatgaagaagaagcgGCCGCGGCAACGAAGGAAATCGATCCAGCCACAGGACTGCGCAGGGCTTCAGTAGGTCTCCGTTCTATTCTGCTCAAGGGTCAGATGTTCTATATCAAGGATGTCGACTCGTTGATCTTTCTGTGCAGCCCCTTGATAGAGAATCTGGACGAGCTGCATGGCATCGGCCTGTACCTGAATGATCTCAATCCACATGGCCTGAGCCGCGAGCTGGTCATGGCAGGCTGGCAGCATTGCTCCAAGCTCGAAATTATGTTCGAGAAGGAGGAGCAGCGATCCGATGAGCTGGAAAAGTCCTTGGAGTTGGCCGATTCCTGGAAGCGTCAGGGTGACGAACTGCTCTACTCCATGATACCTCGACCCATTGCCGAGCGAATGCGAATGGGACAAGAGCACGTTTGTCAAAGCTTTGAGGAGGTCTCCGTCATTTTCATTGAAGTAATGAATATTTATGACAGCGGTTCAACCAATGTACAGGAAGCCATGCAGGCTGTCAACACCTTAAACAAGGTGTTCTCTGCTCTGGACGAAGAGATCATATCGCCGTTTGTCTATAAGGTAGAAACCGTGGGCATGGTCTATATGGCCGTGTCTGGAGCGCCGGATACCAATCCTCTGCATGCGGAACACGCCTGCGACTTGGCGTTGCGCGTTATTAAGAAGGTCAAGGCCCATAATCTGCCAGACGTGGCTATTCGTGTGGGCATCAACTCTGGTCCAGTGGTAGCTGGTGTAGTTGGCATGAAGGTGCCACGGTACTGCCTCTTTGGGGATACTGTGAATACGGCCTCGCGCATGGAAAGTAGCTGCGATCCCTGGAAGATACAATTGTCCAACTACACGGCCATGAAGGTGCGGGAAGTGGGATACAAAGTGGAGGCGCGCGGCTTTGTGAAAGTTAAGGGCAAAGGGGATATGGAAACCTATTGGCTAATCGGAGGACCAGAGTAA
- the Der-2 gene encoding derlin-2 has protein sequence MNALRQFYMDIPIVTRAYTTVCVLTTLAVHLDLVSPLQLYFNPTLIVRKFQIWRLATTFLYFGTIGISFFFNMVFTYRYCRMLEDGSFRGRSSDFVMMFVFGGVLMTFFGIFVNLLFLGQAFTLMLVYVWSRRNPMVPMNFFGVLNFQAPYLPWVLLCCSMILGNTVWVDIIGMGVGHIYYVLEDVYPQLSNGFRLIKTPYFLKRIFNEHIERNFQAPAEDRPGGFMWGGEGQPLEPEPEHNQAQDAGEQPPAAAQ, from the exons ATGAATGCACTGCGTCAGTTCTACATGGATATACCCATAGTCACCCGGGCCTATACCACAGTCTGCGTGCTCACAACGCTTGCGGTG CACTTGGATCTGGTGTCGCCGCTGCAGCTGTACTTTAATCCCACATTGATAGTgcgaaaatttcaaatttggcGTCTGGCCACCACATTCCTATACTTCGGCACCATTGGCattagtttcttttttaatatggTATTCACATATCGCTACTGCCGCATGCTGGAGGATGGCTCATTCCGCGGTCGCAGCTCCGATTTTGTGATGATGTTCGTATTTGGCGGCGTGCTAATGACCTTCTTTGGCATCTTTGTCAACCTGTTGTTCCTCGGCCAGGCATTTACGTTAATGCTGGTCTATGTGTGGTCCAGGCGAAATCCTATGGTGCCCATGAACTTTTTCGGCGTGCTAAACTTTCAG GCGCCATATCTGCCGTGGGTGCTGCTATGCTGTTCTATGATTTTGGGCAACACCGTTTGGGTGGACATCATTGGCATGGGCGTTGGCCACATCTACTATGTGTTGGAAGATGTTTATCCGCAGCTGTCCAACGGCTTCCGACTGATCAAGACGCCATATTTTCT tAAGAGGATTTTCAACGAGCACATCGAACGCAATTTTCAAGCACCCGCAGAGGATCGTCCCGGAGGCTTTATGTGGGGTGGCGAGGGACAGCCGCTAGAACCAGAGCCAGAGCACAATCAAGCCCAGGATGCAGGGGAGCAACCGCCAGCGGCAGCTCAATAA
- the CSN5 gene encoding COP9 signalosome complex subunit 5 isoform X2 — protein MDVDAAQKKWELENNIQTLPSCDDIFRYDAEQQRQIIDAKPWEKDPHYFKDIKISALALLKMVMHARSGGTLEIMGLMLGKVEDNTMIVMDAFALPVEGTETRVNAQAQAYEYMTAYMEAAKEVGRLEHAVGWYHSHPGYGCWLSGIDVSTQMLNQTYQEPFVAIVVDPVRTVSAGKVCLGAFRTYPKGYKPPNEEPSEYQTIPLNKIEDFGVHCKQYYPLEISYFKSDLDRKLLDSLWNKYWVNTLGSSGLLTNTEYTTGQIMDLSEKLEQSENFLGRTDVNEKRSEDKLSKATRDCSRSTIELIHGLMAQIVKDKLFNKVGLGK, from the exons atgGATGTTGATGCTGCACAAAAGAAATGGGAGCtggaaaataatatacaaacgTTGCCCAGCTGCGATGATATTTTTCGTTATGATGCCGAACAACAGCGCCAGATAATCGACGCCAAGCCCTGGGAGAAAGATCCACATTACTTTAAGGACATTAAAATATCAGCTCTCGCGCTGCTCAAGATGGTCATGCACGCTCGCTCCGGTGGCACATTGGAGATTATGGGTCTAATGTTGGGCAAGGTGGAGGACAACACAAtg ATTGTGATGGACGCATTTGCGCTGCCCGTTGAGGGCACTGAGACGCGCGTTAATGCCCAGGCACAGGCATATGAGTACATGACCGCCTATATGGAGGCAGCCAAAGAAGTTGGACGGTTGGAGCATGCCGTTGGCTGGTATCACAGCCATCCAGGCTATGGCTGCTGGTTGTCGGGCATCGATGTGTCCACCCAGATGCTCAATCAGACCTATCAGGAGCCATTCGTAGCCATTGTTGTGGATCCGGTGCGCACCGTCTCCGCTGGCAAGGTATGCCTCGGTGCATTCCGCACATATCCAAAAGGCTACAAGCCACCAAATGAGGAGCCATCCGAATATCAAACGATACCGCTTAACAAAATTGAGGATTTTGGAGTTCATTGCAAGCAATACTATCCACTGGAAATAAGCTATTTTAAGTCGGATTTGGATCGCAAACTGCTCGATTCACTGTGGAACAAGTATTGGGTCAATACGTTGGGCAGCTCCGGTCTCCTAACCAATACCGAGTACACGACCGGCCAAATCATGGACTTGTCTGAGAAGCTGGAGCAAAGTGAAAACTTTTTAGGTC GCACCGATGTCAATGAGAAGCGATCCGAGGATAAACTGTCCAAGGCAACGCGCGACTGCAGCCGCTCCACAATTGAGCTCATACACGGCCTGATGGCACAAATTGTCAAGGACAAGCTCTTCAACAAAGTGGGCCTGGGCAAATAG
- the CSN5 gene encoding COP9 signalosome complex subunit 5 isoform X1, with product MDVDAAQKKWELENNIQTLPSCDDIFRYDAEQQRQIIDAKPWEKDPHYFKDIKISALALLKMVMHARSGGTLEIMGLMLGKVEDNTMIVMDAFALPVEGTETRVNAQAQAYEYMTAYMEAAKEVGRLEHAVGWYHSHPGYGCWLSGIDVSTQMLNQTYQEPFVAIVVDPVRTVSAGKVCLGAFRTYPKGYKPPNEEPSEYQTIPLNKIEDFGVHCKQYYPLEISYFKSDLDRKLLDSLWNKYWVNTLGSSGLLTNTEYTTGQIMDLSEKLEQSENFLGRGTDVNEKRSEDKLSKATRDCSRSTIELIHGLMAQIVKDKLFNKVGLGK from the exons atgGATGTTGATGCTGCACAAAAGAAATGGGAGCtggaaaataatatacaaacgTTGCCCAGCTGCGATGATATTTTTCGTTATGATGCCGAACAACAGCGCCAGATAATCGACGCCAAGCCCTGGGAGAAAGATCCACATTACTTTAAGGACATTAAAATATCAGCTCTCGCGCTGCTCAAGATGGTCATGCACGCTCGCTCCGGTGGCACATTGGAGATTATGGGTCTAATGTTGGGCAAGGTGGAGGACAACACAAtg ATTGTGATGGACGCATTTGCGCTGCCCGTTGAGGGCACTGAGACGCGCGTTAATGCCCAGGCACAGGCATATGAGTACATGACCGCCTATATGGAGGCAGCCAAAGAAGTTGGACGGTTGGAGCATGCCGTTGGCTGGTATCACAGCCATCCAGGCTATGGCTGCTGGTTGTCGGGCATCGATGTGTCCACCCAGATGCTCAATCAGACCTATCAGGAGCCATTCGTAGCCATTGTTGTGGATCCGGTGCGCACCGTCTCCGCTGGCAAGGTATGCCTCGGTGCATTCCGCACATATCCAAAAGGCTACAAGCCACCAAATGAGGAGCCATCCGAATATCAAACGATACCGCTTAACAAAATTGAGGATTTTGGAGTTCATTGCAAGCAATACTATCCACTGGAAATAAGCTATTTTAAGTCGGATTTGGATCGCAAACTGCTCGATTCACTGTGGAACAAGTATTGGGTCAATACGTTGGGCAGCTCCGGTCTCCTAACCAATACCGAGTACACGACCGGCCAAATCATGGACTTGTCTGAGAAGCTGGAGCAAAGTGAAAACTTTTTAGGTCGCG GCACCGATGTCAATGAGAAGCGATCCGAGGATAAACTGTCCAAGGCAACGCGCGACTGCAGCCGCTCCACAATTGAGCTCATACACGGCCTGATGGCACAAATTGTCAAGGACAAGCTCTTCAACAAAGTGGGCCTGGGCAAATAG
- the Dhfr gene encoding dihydrofolate reductase gives MLRYNLIVAVCENFGIGLKGDLPWRLKSELKYFSRTTKRTRDPAKRNVVIMGRKTYFGVPPSKRPLPDRLNIVLSTTMSRAELPNDVLLCRSLEEAMKMLESESEPWCDQIENIWIVGGSGVYEEAMASPRCYRLYITKIQEQFECDTFFPNIPADFHEVPLDEDTPHGVQEENGIKYEYKILEKQ, from the exons ATGCTTAggtataatttaattgttgcagTTTGCGAAAACTTTGGCATTGGCCTCAAGGGCGATCTGCCCTGGCGTCTCAA ATCCGAACTCAAGTATTTTAGTCGCACGACGAAACGCACTAGAGATCCCGCGAAGCGCAATGTTGTCATCATGGGCCGGAAGACCTATTTTGGTGTACCGCCCAGTAAGCGACCGCTGCCAGACCGCCTGAACATTGTGCTCAGCACGACGATGTCTAGGGCAGAGCTACCAAATGATGTGCTGTTGTGCCGCAGTCTGGAGGAGGCGATGAAAATGTTGGAAAGTGAAAGTGAGCCTTGGTGCGATCAGATAGAGAACATTTGGATTGTGGGCGGCAGCGGAGTGTATGAGGAGGCGATGGCATCGCCGCGTTGTTATCGCCTGTATATTACGAAAATCCAAGAACAGTTCGAATGCGACACATTCTTTCCCAATATACCGGCGGATTTTCATGAGGTACCGCTCGATGAGGACACGCCACATGGTGTACAGGAGGAGAACGGTATTAAATACGAATACAAAATATTGGAAAAACAATAA
- the LOC26531177 gene encoding uncharacterized protein — MESRNNEFLNWETSETKRPRRIRKIEREWLPNDVRLLIHLVEQRKVLWDLSKSNHKDSKLRENTFQSIAKTLDRTTPDCKAKWDNLRNQYRSYQAKANHNIEVKWQYFESLSFLQKVCEPRKSKANSINLASNNINDTISINRPLSQSHMHFMDDLDTCSSSFSTSTHGVKTKEELNKSPELNDRSKSDKTDSPPETNHNHNSPQIFGDFVADQMRQLKPQIADQLKRNILKLVVEALDKNK; from the exons ATGGAGTCTCGAAATAATGAATTTCTGAATTGG GAGACAAGCGAAACCAAACGTCCGCGCAGGATACGAAAAATCGAACGGGAGTGGTTACCAAACGATGTCCGGTTGCTAATTCACCTGGTTGAGCAGCGCAAAGTCTTGTGGGATCTCAGCAAATCGAACCACAAAGATAGCAAGTTGCGGGAGAACACATTTCAATCTATTGCCAAAACTCTGGATCGCACAACGCCCGACTGCAAGGCCAAGTGGGATAATCTGCGTAACCAATACAGAAGCTACCAGGCCAAGGCGAATCATAACATTGAAGTCAAATGGCAATACTTTGAATCATTAAGTTTTCTGCAAAAAGTCTGCGAGCCTCGCAAGTCCAAAGCCAATTCG ATAAACCTGGCTTCGAATAACATCAATGATACAATATCTATCAATCGTCCGCTTTCACAGAGCcatatgcatttcatggatgaTTTGGACACCTGCTCCAGTTCGTTTTCCACGTCCACGCATGGAGTTAAGACTAAAGAGGAGCTGAACAAATCGCCGGAGTTGAATGATCGAAGCAAATCGGATAAAACGGATTCTCCGCCCGAGAcaaatcataatcataattcCCCCCAAATTTTTGGCGATTTTGTGGCAGATCAAATGCGCCAGCTTAAACCACAAATAGCTGATCAACTGaagagaaatattttgaaactAGTTGTCGAAGCCttagataaaaataaataa
- the CSN5 gene encoding COP9 signalosome complex subunit 5 isoform X3, whose amino-acid sequence MDVDAAQKKWELENNIQTLPSCDDIFRYDAEQQRQIIDAKPWEKDPHYFKDIKISALALLKMVMHARSGGTLEIMGLMLGKVEDNTMIVMDAFALPVEGTETRVNAQAQAYEYMTAYMEAAKEVGRLEHAVGWYHSHPGYGCWLSGIDVSTQMLNQTYQEPFVAIVVDPVRTVSAGKVCLGAFRTYPKGYKPPNEEPSEYQTIPLNKIEDFGVHCKQYYPLEISYFKSDLDRKLLDSLWNKYWVNTLGSSGLLTNTEYTTGQIMDLSEKLEQSENFLGTDVNEKRSEDKLSKATRDCSRSTIELIHGLMAQIVKDKLFNKVGLGK is encoded by the exons atgGATGTTGATGCTGCACAAAAGAAATGGGAGCtggaaaataatatacaaacgTTGCCCAGCTGCGATGATATTTTTCGTTATGATGCCGAACAACAGCGCCAGATAATCGACGCCAAGCCCTGGGAGAAAGATCCACATTACTTTAAGGACATTAAAATATCAGCTCTCGCGCTGCTCAAGATGGTCATGCACGCTCGCTCCGGTGGCACATTGGAGATTATGGGTCTAATGTTGGGCAAGGTGGAGGACAACACAAtg ATTGTGATGGACGCATTTGCGCTGCCCGTTGAGGGCACTGAGACGCGCGTTAATGCCCAGGCACAGGCATATGAGTACATGACCGCCTATATGGAGGCAGCCAAAGAAGTTGGACGGTTGGAGCATGCCGTTGGCTGGTATCACAGCCATCCAGGCTATGGCTGCTGGTTGTCGGGCATCGATGTGTCCACCCAGATGCTCAATCAGACCTATCAGGAGCCATTCGTAGCCATTGTTGTGGATCCGGTGCGCACCGTCTCCGCTGGCAAGGTATGCCTCGGTGCATTCCGCACATATCCAAAAGGCTACAAGCCACCAAATGAGGAGCCATCCGAATATCAAACGATACCGCTTAACAAAATTGAGGATTTTGGAGTTCATTGCAAGCAATACTATCCACTGGAAATAAGCTATTTTAAGTCGGATTTGGATCGCAAACTGCTCGATTCACTGTGGAACAAGTATTGGGTCAATACGTTGGGCAGCTCCGGTCTCCTAACCAATACCGAGTACACGACCGGCCAAATCATGGACTTGTCTGAGAAGCTGGAGCAAAGTGAAAACTTTTTAG GCACCGATGTCAATGAGAAGCGATCCGAGGATAAACTGTCCAAGGCAACGCGCGACTGCAGCCGCTCCACAATTGAGCTCATACACGGCCTGATGGCACAAATTGTCAAGGACAAGCTCTTCAACAAAGTGGGCCTGGGCAAATAG
- the LOC6632326 gene encoding soluble guanylate cyclase 89Da, which produces MYGMLYESVQHYVQKEYGMEVWKKVCRIVDCKHNTFKTHQIYPDKLMPDIAAALSACTGESFDFCMNFFGKCFVRFFSNFGYDKMIRSTGRYFCDFLQSIDNIHLIMRFTYPKMKSPSMQLTSMDDSGAIILYRSGRTGMSKYLIGQMTEVAREFYGLEIKAYVVESQNDISGGTAGPIKLTDGPLTVIVKYRLDFDNREYMAKRVNTAAHPSQLKMPTVNLNVFLELFPFTFVLNHEMKITHAGEKIVETWIMHNPGANPKAFIGTHIMDLFYCRRPKDTTINWDTLIQMRAVLFEFELIRTGHNRAAYDAVINMDFENYDDMLLNEAQNVALAKAKELTEKNADNPDEEPSEEEIDPATGERRASQGLRSILLKGQMFYIKDVDSLIFLCSPLIENLDELHGIGLYLNDLNPHGLSRELVMAGWQHCSKLEMMFEKEEQRSDELEKSLELADSWKRQGDDLLYSMIPRPIAERMRMGHEHVCQSFEEVSVIFMEVMNIYDSGSTNVQEAMQAVNALNKVFSALDEEIISPFVYKVETVGMVYMAVSGAPDINPLHAEHACDLAMRVIKKVKSLHLPDVAIRVGINSGPVVAGVVGLKVPRYCLFGDTVNTASRMESSCDPWKIQLSTYTAEKVRDVGYKVESRGTVQVKGKGEMETYWLLGGPQD; this is translated from the coding sequence ATGTATGGAATGTTGTATGAGAGTGTGCAGCACTATGTGCAGAAGGAGTACGGCATGGAGGTTTGGAAGAAGGTTTGTCGCATTGTTGACTGCAAGCACAATACCTTTAAAACGCATCAGATATATCCGGACAAGCTGATGCCGGATATTGCCGCAGCGCTTTCCGCCTGTACGGGCGAGTCCTTTGACTTTTGCATGAACTTCTTTGGCAAATGTTTCGTGCGCTTCTTCAGTAACTTTGGCTATGACAAGATGATACGCTCGACGGGTCGCTATTTTTGCGATTTCCTGCAGTCCATTGACAACATTCATCTGATCATGCGCTTCACATACCCGAAGATGAAGTCGCCGAGCATGCAGCTGACCAGCATGGACGACAGTGGAGcgattatattatatcgtagTGGACGTACGGGCATGTCGAAGTACCTAATTGGCCAGATGACAGAGGTGGCCAGGGAGTTCTATGGGCTGGAGATCAAGGCCTATGTGGTCGAGAGCCAGAATGATATTTCCGGCGGCACCGCGGGACCCATTAAGCTGACAGATGGTCCTCTCACGGTTATAGTCAAATATCGGCTGGACTTTGATAATCGCGAGTATATGGCGAAGCGTGTCAATACTGCGGCGCATCCGTCACAGCTGAAGATGCCCACAGTCAATTTGAATGTGTTCCTGGAGCTGTTTCCCTTTACCTTTGTGCTCAAtcatgaaatgaaaataacgCATGCGGGCGAGAAAATTGTCGAGACCTGGATCATGCATAATCCAGGCGCCAATCCTAAGGCGTTTATCGGCACGCACATCATGGATCTCTTTTACTGTCGTCGGCCCAAGGACACCACCATCAACTGGGACACCTTGATACAGATGCGCGCGGTCCTCTTTGAGTTTGAGCTCATACGCACTGGCCATAATCGGGCTGCTTATGATGCTGTGATCAACATGGACTTTGAGAACTATGATGACATGCTGCTCAACGAGGCCCAGAATGTGGCGTTGGCCAAGGCCAAGGAATTAACTGAGAAGAATGCAGATAATCCGGATGAGGAGCCCAGCGAGGAGGAAATCGATCCGGCGACAGGCGAACGTCGTGCTTCACAGGGCCTGCGCTCTATTCTGCTCAAGGGTCAGATGTTCTATATCAAGGATGTCGACTCGTTGATCTTTCTGTGCAGCCCCTTGATCGAGAATCTGGACGAGCTGCATGGCATCGGCCTGTACCTGAATGATCTCAATCCACATGGCCTGAGCCGCGAGCTGGTCATGGCAGGCTGGCAGCATTGTTCCAAGCTAGAAATGATGTTCGAGAAGGAGGAGCAACGATCCGATGAGCTGGAAAAGTCCTTGGAGTTGGCCGATTCCTGGAAGCGCCAAGGAGATGATCTACTTTATTCCATGATACCACGACCCATTGCGGAACGTATGCGCATGGGTCATGAGCACGTCTGCCAGAGCTTTGAAGAAGTCTCCGTCATTTTCATGGAGGTCATGAATATCTACGACAGCGGCTCAACCAATGTACAGGAAGCCATGCAGGCTGTCAACGCCTTAAACAAGGTGTTCTCTGCGCTGGACGAGGAGATCATATCGCCATTTGTCTATAAGGTAGAAACCGTGGGCATGGTCTATATGGCAGTGTCTGGAGCGCCGGATATCAATCCTCTGCATGCCGAACACGCCTGCGACTTGGCAATGCGAGTCATCAAGAAGGTGAAGTCGCTACATTTGCCAGATGTGGCTATTCGCGTGGGCATCAACTCTGGTCCAGTGGTGGCGGGGGTGGTGGGTCTAAAGGTGCCACGGTACTGCCTCTTCGGGGATACTGTGAACACGGCCTCACGCATGGAGAGCAGCTGCGATCCGTGGAAGATTCAATTGTCCACCTATACGGCCGAGAAAGTGCGAGATGTAGGCTATAAGGTTGAGTCACGCGGTACAGTTCAGGTCAAAGGTAAAGGTGAAATGGAAACCTACTGGCTGCTTGGAGGTCCACAAGATTGA
- the Sdhaf3 gene encoding succinate dehydrogenase assembly factor 3, mitochondrial has protein sequence MSKITMSQLTHPQRVRLLYKTILRLHRGLPTELRALGDNYVRDEFRRHLKCNPMEAQLFMTEWARYASTITKQLGLRGKPKGELGEPLDAQSVEMLKDDQVVQLYELMLATKALNGDTITADDVRGSNQ, from the exons ATGTCAAAAATAACAATGAGTCAATTGACGCACCCGCAGCGCGTGCGTTTACTGTACAAAACCATATTGCGGCTGCATCGAG GTCTGCCCACAGAACTGCGCGCTTTGGGCGATAACTATGTACGCGATGAGTTCAGGCGGCATCTCAAATGCAATCCCATGGAGGCACAACTCTTTATGACCGAGTGGGCT CGCTACGCCTCCACCATCACAAAACAGCTGGGACTGCGCGGCAAACCGAAGGGAGAACTGGGCGAGCCACTGGATGCCCAGTCTGTGGAAATGCTCAAGGATGACCAAGTAGTACAGCTATACGAGCTAATGCTGGCCACCAAGGCTCTTAATGGCGATACGATTACGGCAGATGATGTGAGAGGCAGTAATCAATAA
- the LOC6632328 gene encoding V-type proton ATPase subunit F 1, which translates to MALHSAIKGKLISVIGDEDTCVGFLLGGIGEINKNRHPNFMVVDKNTAVSEIEDCFKRFLKRDDIDIILINQTYAELIRHIIDAHTSPVPAVLEIPSKDHPYDASKDSILRRARGMFNPEDLVR; encoded by the coding sequence ATGGCTTTGCATTCGGCAATCAAAGGAAAATTAATCTCTGTTATTGGAGACGAGGACACTTGTGTGGGATTTCTTCTTGGTGGTATTGgtgaaatcaataaaaatcgtcATCCAAACTTTATGGTCGTTGATAAAAATACCGCCGTGAGCGAAATCGAAGATTGCTTTAAGCGTTTCTTAAAACGCGATGACATCGACATCATCTTGATAAATCAAACATATGCTGAACTCATTCGTCACATAATCGATGCACACACTTCGCCAGTGCCAGCAGTTCTTGAAATCCCATCAAAGGATCATCCCTACGATGCCAGTAAGGACTCTATTTTACGACGTGCACGAGGCATGTTCAATCCCGAGGATTTGGTGCGCTGA